The following are encoded together in the Flavihumibacter fluvii genome:
- a CDS encoding T9SS type A sorting domain-containing protein, whose amino-acid sequence MKTLYPGLYRQFLANAFNTILLVAFLLSFTAASAQNISFTNYKLIGGAAGQKGATYRFSAVTQDLFGKPASDCIVKIESITPGVTLKQINQNTAGNISSFQPEVEYQDINGPSWIEFSFTFVSHNNSHYNNYFTLPVMTTSVSGLNNYGTAHEFAECNLGQDSKVVYDSEITNLMISATGNGYRAENKWGSENASKSQIKNTEKLSIVNKNISVIKIKIGINRNNNNWSGTSKYTIELRDAGPDMAKAYMPDIVGFQARMQQDQVELAWSSPNQDNLQDISIEKSLDGEIFREVGRFRKTDMEKDGLYLFTDEAKTSTTMGAAFYRLRTRDMEGNFQYSSVKMVALKKKDNFIKTDISINPETGTPVLLTPLGWQQKEIFVEIFNADGDLVKKISEKKAGAQMNLPMKDLAAGAYVVRFTCGNQYSTQYIIHSESL is encoded by the coding sequence ATGAAAACTTTGTACCCAGGTTTGTATCGCCAATTTTTGGCCAACGCCTTCAACACCATCCTCCTGGTAGCCTTCCTGCTGTCGTTCACAGCAGCTTCAGCACAAAACATCAGTTTTACCAATTATAAGTTAATCGGTGGCGCCGCTGGCCAAAAAGGAGCTACCTACCGTTTCTCAGCCGTAACGCAAGACCTGTTTGGCAAACCCGCATCTGATTGCATCGTTAAAATCGAAAGCATCACTCCAGGTGTAACCTTAAAACAAATCAATCAAAATACTGCCGGAAACATTTCATCCTTTCAGCCGGAAGTGGAATACCAGGATATCAACGGCCCGTCATGGATCGAATTCAGCTTTACATTTGTTTCGCATAACAATTCACATTACAACAATTATTTCACCCTGCCGGTGATGACCACTTCAGTTTCAGGATTAAACAATTACGGAACTGCCCATGAATTTGCAGAATGCAACCTGGGGCAGGACAGTAAAGTAGTATATGATTCAGAAATCACTAACCTGATGATTTCAGCAACTGGTAATGGTTACCGCGCCGAAAATAAATGGGGTTCAGAGAACGCTTCGAAATCCCAGATTAAAAACACTGAAAAGCTGAGCATTGTAAATAAAAACATCTCTGTTATAAAGATCAAAATTGGTATCAACCGCAACAACAATAACTGGAGTGGTACCAGCAAATACACAATTGAACTCAGGGATGCAGGTCCGGATATGGCAAAAGCATATATGCCGGATATCGTTGGATTCCAGGCAAGGATGCAGCAGGATCAGGTTGAACTGGCCTGGTCAAGCCCAAACCAGGATAACCTGCAGGATATTTCCATTGAGAAAAGTTTAGATGGCGAAATTTTCAGGGAAGTAGGCCGGTTCAGGAAAACAGATATGGAAAAAGATGGCCTGTACCTGTTCACAGATGAAGCCAAGACTTCTACAACTATGGGTGCAGCATTCTACCGTTTGCGTACCCGCGACATGGAAGGAAATTTCCAGTATTCTTCTGTTAAAATGGTTGCCCTTAAAAAGAAAGACAATTTTATCAAAACAGATATAAGCATTAATCCGGAAACAGGCACGCCGGTTCTTTTAACACCACTTGGCTGGCAGCAAAAAGAGATCTTTGTTGAAATCTTTAATGCAGATGGTGATCTTGTAAAGAAAATTTCTGAGAAAAAAGCCGGCGCACAAATGAACCTGCCGATGAAAGATCTTGCCGCGGGAGCTTATGTAGTGCGCTTTACCTGTGGTAACCAATACTCGACACAATACATTATTCATTCTGAAAGTCTGTAA
- a CDS encoding FixH family protein, with the protein MTFNFGHKLLLVFILFGILMFYLVYQSLHTNFELVSKDYYKDELAYQQVIDATNNANELASKSSITQKGDDIYLQLPAEMANQAITGIAYFYCAADSKKDRTIALAPDAAGLQVISVGKELTHAAYRVRITWTANDKKYYQDSYLQVN; encoded by the coding sequence ATGACATTTAATTTCGGACATAAATTATTGCTGGTATTCATTCTATTTGGCATCCTGATGTTTTACCTGGTATACCAAAGTCTGCATACCAATTTTGAACTGGTTTCAAAAGATTATTATAAAGATGAACTGGCCTACCAGCAGGTGATAGATGCTACTAATAATGCCAATGAACTTGCTTCAAAATCAAGCATCACCCAGAAAGGTGACGATATTTACCTGCAACTTCCGGCAGAGATGGCTAATCAGGCCATTACCGGTATTGCCTATTTTTACTGTGCGGCAGATTCCAAAAAAGACAGGACTATCGCGCTGGCTCCGGATGCAGCAGGATTACAGGTGATATCTGTAGGAAAAGAACTTACACATGCGGCATACCGGGTAAGGATTACATGGACCGCAAATGACAAAAAATATTACCAGGACAGTTATTTACAGGTCAATTAA
- a CDS encoding DUF4198 domain-containing protein yields the protein MRKFVMVFATLLLSLVMAAHEFWIQPDRYLYEAGQTIYLRFWVGENFEGKNWSGNGLSVARIQIRQNKLSDDLTGNIGELPGDSLELSLHDEGTAMITMQTNNKLISLDAFKFREYLVEEGLQNAIEYRENNHENDSSGHELYQRSVKTIIQVGDELSSCCLKETGLPLDIIPLKNPYDPALRDSLKLLVKFKREAIKGQLMKVWHRVGNQTRKFEIRTSDKGIISIPLEKSGKWMISTVNMIRIEDSSAQWQSYWASCNWGYYR from the coding sequence ATGAGAAAGTTTGTAATGGTATTTGCTACCCTTTTACTATCACTTGTAATGGCAGCACACGAATTCTGGATACAGCCAGATCGCTATTTATATGAAGCAGGGCAAACCATTTACCTGCGATTTTGGGTGGGGGAAAATTTTGAAGGCAAAAATTGGTCTGGTAATGGCCTTAGCGTAGCAAGGATCCAGATCCGCCAGAATAAATTATCGGATGATCTGACCGGTAATATAGGTGAATTGCCTGGAGATTCATTGGAGCTTTCCCTGCATGATGAAGGAACGGCTATGATCACTATGCAAACTAACAATAAATTGATCAGCCTGGATGCCTTCAAGTTCCGGGAATACCTTGTAGAGGAAGGATTGCAAAACGCAATTGAATACCGGGAAAACAATCATGAAAATGACTCAAGCGGACATGAATTATATCAGCGGTCCGTAAAAACCATCATTCAGGTTGGCGACGAATTGAGTTCGTGCTGTTTGAAAGAAACAGGACTACCCCTGGATATCATCCCTTTGAAAAATCCATATGACCCCGCATTAAGGGACAGCCTGAAGTTGCTGGTTAAATTTAAGCGTGAAGCTATAAAAGGGCAACTTATGAAAGTCTGGCACCGGGTTGGTAACCAAACCAGGAAATTTGAGATCAGGACATCTGATAAGGGGATAATCAGTATTCCGTTGGAAAAATCTGGTAAATGGATGATTAGTACAGTGAACATGATCAGGATAGAAGACAGTTCAGCCCAATGGCAAAGTTATTGGGCGAGCTGCAACTGGGGTTATTACCGTTGA
- the ccoG gene encoding cytochrome c oxidase accessory protein CcoG: MLQEEQEDISFRDRLATIDERGKRKWIFAQKPKGHFTNLRTYVSWGFFLLFLSLPFIEMNGRPFFLFNIPDAKFIIFGKVFWPQDFFIFGLTMVSFVIFIVLFTAAFGRLFCGWVCPQTIFMEMVFRKLEYLIEGDASTQRLLKNGPWNTEKIVKKVSKHLVFFLMSFIIANFFLAYIIGIRELWKIITEPVTEHFAGFVSLCLFSGVFYGVYAFFREQVCTVVCPYGRLQGVLLDRNSLIVAYDYKRGEPRGKVKEKEALSLGDCIDCLQCVKVCPTGIDIRNGTQLECINCTACIDACDNIMEKVGRPKGLIRYASENGIENSEPVKYTTRMKLYTALLMVLLVILSALLLTRKDIDATIMRTPGMLFQERGTDSISNLYNIKVVNKTMKDVPMNVGIERGDGKIEIIGGGPIIVKKEGQGSGSFFIVLPKKSITSRKTVLGIVLLEGEKVLDHKKTNFLGPINQ; this comes from the coding sequence ATGTTACAAGAAGAGCAGGAGGATATTAGTTTCCGGGACAGATTAGCGACTATAGATGAGCGCGGAAAAAGGAAATGGATATTTGCACAAAAGCCAAAAGGACATTTCACCAACCTTCGCACTTATGTAAGTTGGGGATTCTTCCTGCTTTTCCTGAGCCTTCCTTTTATTGAAATGAACGGAAGACCGTTTTTCCTGTTCAATATACCAGATGCCAAATTCATCATTTTCGGTAAAGTATTCTGGCCCCAGGATTTTTTTATTTTTGGGTTAACGATGGTATCCTTTGTGATTTTCATCGTATTGTTCACAGCTGCTTTCGGAAGGTTATTCTGCGGATGGGTTTGCCCTCAAACCATTTTCATGGAGATGGTTTTCCGCAAACTGGAATACCTGATTGAAGGTGATGCTTCAACCCAGCGACTTCTTAAAAATGGTCCATGGAATACTGAAAAGATCGTCAAAAAAGTAAGCAAACACCTGGTCTTTTTCCTGATGTCTTTTATCATTGCCAACTTTTTCCTGGCGTATATTATCGGTATCCGTGAACTTTGGAAAATTATTACAGAGCCGGTAACCGAACATTTTGCAGGTTTTGTTTCCCTTTGTCTTTTTTCCGGCGTATTCTATGGTGTATATGCATTTTTCAGGGAACAGGTTTGTACTGTGGTTTGTCCATACGGCCGCCTGCAGGGTGTATTACTCGACCGTAATTCGCTGATCGTTGCCTATGACTACAAAAGAGGCGAACCAAGGGGAAAGGTGAAAGAAAAGGAAGCCTTATCATTGGGAGATTGTATCGATTGCCTGCAATGCGTAAAAGTTTGCCCAACAGGGATAGATATCCGAAATGGAACACAACTTGAATGTATTAACTGTACAGCCTGCATAGATGCCTGTGACAATATTATGGAAAAGGTTGGGCGTCCAAAAGGTTTGATCCGGTATGCCTCAGAGAATGGTATAGAAAACAGTGAGCCGGTGAAATATACGACCCGCATGAAACTCTATACAGCACTGCTTATGGTTTTACTGGTCATATTATCCGCGCTGTTGCTTACCCGTAAAGATATCGATGCCACCATTATGAGAACACCGGGGATGCTATTCCAGGAAAGAGGAACTGACAGTATCTCAAATTTATACAATATCAAGGTGGTGAATAAGACGATGAAAGACGTACCGATGAACGTGGGGATTGAAAGGGGTGACGGGAAAATTGAGATCATCGGCGGTGGTCCGATCATTGTAAAGAAAGAAGGACAAGGTTCAGGCTCATTTTTCATTGTTTTGCCAAAAAAATCAATCACTTCACGTAAAACAGTTTTAGGTATTGTCCTGCTAGAAGGAGAAAAGGTATTAGACCATAAGAAAACAAATTTCCTTGGACCAATAAACCAATAA
- a CDS encoding CcoQ/FixQ family Cbb3-type cytochrome c oxidase assembly chaperone, giving the protein MKFINYLESIAGVDIYGLASLLIFMILFVAITIWTFKADKKMIDEISQIPLDNNNPIHS; this is encoded by the coding sequence ATGAAATTTATTAATTACCTGGAATCAATTGCTGGTGTAGATATCTACGGATTAGCATCGTTATTGATTTTCATGATATTATTCGTGGCCATTACTATCTGGACTTTTAAGGCCGATAAAAAAATGATTGATGAAATCAGCCAGATTCCTTTAGATAATAACAACCCCATTCATTCTTAA
- the ccoN gene encoding cytochrome-c oxidase, cbb3-type subunit I, translated as MQIEQFKYDNKTVKWFAFATMLWGIVGMLVGLWIAIAIYYPPMNLNFAPTTFGRMRPVHTNAVIFAFVGNGIFMGVYYSLQRLCKARMFSDLLSKIHFWGWQLIIVAAALTLWAGKTTGKEYAELEWPIDIAITLVWVIFGINMFGTILKRRESHLYVAIWFYIATWVTVAMLHIVNSFELPISILKSYSWYAGVQDALVQWWYGHNAVAFFLTTPYLGLMYYFLPKVANRPVYSYRLSIIHFWALIFMYIWAGPHHLLYTALPDWAQSLGVVFSVMLIAPSWGGMLNGLFTLRGAWDKVREEPILKFLVVAITCYGMATFEGPMLSLKNVNAIAHFSDWIIAHVHVGALGWNGFLTFGVLYYLIPKMYNTKLYSKKLAGTHFWIGTIGIILYAIPMYWAGFTQSMMWKQFTEEGQLKFQFLETVTHIIPMYISRSIGGTLYLVGALIMVYNLAKTMAAGSFVADEAAEAAPLPAVIPVHGKEHWHRWIEKRPVQMLVFSLIAVAIGGILELIPTFLIKSNVPTISSVKPYTPLELHGRDIYVREGCYTCHSQMIRPFRDEVARYGEYSKAGEFVYDHPFQWGSKRTGPDLAREGGKYPDSWHYNHMMDPQTMSPGSIMPSYPWLFDDAIDTSKTPAMIRAMQTLGVPYEEGYAERANTDLMNQANGIRVSLKMEKLETAKDKEIVALIAYLQRMGKDIKGEKLAESIK; from the coding sequence ATGCAAATTGAACAATTCAAGTACGACAACAAGACCGTAAAGTGGTTTGCGTTTGCCACCATGTTATGGGGCATAGTAGGCATGCTGGTAGGATTATGGATAGCTATAGCCATCTATTACCCCCCGATGAACCTGAACTTTGCGCCGACCACCTTTGGCCGTATGCGTCCGGTACATACGAATGCTGTGATTTTCGCCTTTGTGGGTAATGGTATTTTTATGGGTGTGTATTATTCACTCCAGCGCCTTTGTAAGGCTAGAATGTTCAGCGACCTGCTGAGTAAGATCCATTTCTGGGGCTGGCAGCTGATCATTGTCGCAGCGGCGTTAACCCTTTGGGCTGGAAAAACCACCGGTAAGGAATATGCGGAATTGGAATGGCCTATTGATATTGCCATTACCCTGGTTTGGGTAATATTCGGTATTAACATGTTTGGGACCATCCTGAAACGCCGTGAAAGCCATTTGTACGTAGCCATCTGGTTTTATATCGCTACCTGGGTTACTGTAGCTATGCTGCATATTGTAAATAGCTTTGAATTGCCGATCAGTATCCTGAAAAGCTACAGCTGGTACGCCGGTGTGCAGGATGCCCTGGTGCAGTGGTGGTACGGGCATAATGCCGTCGCCTTCTTCCTCACTACCCCCTACCTCGGCCTAATGTATTATTTCCTGCCAAAAGTGGCCAATCGACCAGTATATTCTTACCGCCTGTCGATCATCCACTTCTGGGCACTGATATTTATGTATATCTGGGCTGGTCCACACCACCTTCTTTATACCGCTTTACCGGATTGGGCGCAATCTTTGGGTGTTGTATTCTCTGTAATGCTGATTGCACCTTCATGGGGTGGTATGCTTAACGGTTTGTTCACCCTTCGTGGTGCATGGGATAAAGTACGCGAAGAGCCCATCCTGAAATTCCTGGTGGTTGCCATCACCTGCTATGGTATGGCAACATTTGAAGGCCCCATGCTGAGCCTTAAAAATGTAAATGCAATTGCACACTTTAGTGATTGGATCATTGCCCACGTACACGTAGGTGCCTTAGGCTGGAACGGCTTCCTCACCTTTGGGGTTTTATATTACCTCATTCCGAAAATGTACAATACCAAATTGTATTCAAAAAAACTGGCAGGCACGCACTTCTGGATCGGTACGATCGGTATCATCTTATATGCAATCCCCATGTACTGGGCTGGTTTCACCCAAAGTATGATGTGGAAGCAATTTACCGAAGAGGGCCAGTTAAAATTCCAGTTCCTGGAAACAGTTACCCATATTATACCGATGTATATATCCAGAAGTATTGGCGGTACCCTTTACCTCGTTGGTGCACTGATCATGGTATATAACCTTGCGAAGACGATGGCAGCCGGAAGTTTCGTTGCTGATGAAGCTGCAGAAGCTGCGCCTTTACCTGCTGTAATTCCGGTGCATGGCAAGGAACACTGGCATCGCTGGATAGAGAAAAGGCCTGTTCAAATGTTGGTGTTCAGCCTTATTGCGGTCGCTATAGGTGGTATACTGGAATTGATCCCGACATTCCTGATTAAAAGCAATGTTCCGACGATCAGCAGCGTGAAACCTTATACGCCACTTGAATTGCATGGCCGTGATATATATGTCCGTGAAGGCTGTTATACCTGTCATTCACAAATGATCAGGCCCTTCCGTGATGAAGTTGCCAGGTATGGCGAATATTCCAAAGCGGGTGAGTTTGTATACGATCATCCCTTCCAGTGGGGATCAAAAAGAACCGGACCTGACCTGGCCCGGGAAGGTGGCAAATATCCCGACAGCTGGCATTATAACCACATGATGGATCCCCAAACCATGAGTCCGGGTTCTATAATGCCCTCCTACCCCTGGTTATTTGATGATGCTATTGATACGTCAAAAACACCTGCAATGATCCGGGCCATGCAAACTTTGGGTGTTCCTTATGAAGAAGGTTACGCTGAGCGCGCAAATACCGACCTGATGAACCAGGCCAATGGTATTCGGGTCAGCCTAAAAATGGAAAAGCTGGAAACAGCAAAAGATAAGGAGATCGTTGCCTTGATAGCTTACCTGCAAAGAATGGGCAAAGATATTAAGGGAGAGAAGTTAGCAGAGAGCATTAAGTAG
- the nudK gene encoding GDP-mannose pyrophosphatase NudK, translated as MNDRVKILDTIILSDNWYTLKKVVFEYQNAAGIWQHQTREAYDRGNGATILLYNKDQATVILTRQFRMPTFINGNKDGMLIETCAGLLDNDHPEDCIRRETEEETGYKITAVQKIFEAYMSPGSVTEILYFFVAAYEKEMKIGEGGGHPHEQENIEVLELDFTAALEMMKSGEIKDAKTIMLLQYAQINGLLM; from the coding sequence ATGAATGATCGTGTAAAAATACTGGATACGATAATCTTATCTGATAACTGGTATACATTAAAGAAGGTTGTTTTTGAATACCAGAATGCCGCAGGTATCTGGCAGCATCAAACACGTGAAGCGTATGACAGGGGCAACGGTGCTACGATTTTATTATATAATAAGGATCAGGCTACGGTAATATTAACCAGGCAATTCAGGATGCCTACTTTTATCAATGGCAATAAGGATGGTATGCTGATTGAAACATGTGCAGGGCTATTGGATAATGATCATCCGGAAGATTGTATCCGGCGGGAAACAGAAGAAGAGACTGGTTATAAAATTACTGCTGTCCAGAAAATATTTGAAGCTTATATGTCTCCAGGTTCCGTAACTGAGATCCTGTATTTTTTTGTTGCTGCTTATGAAAAGGAAATGAAAATTGGTGAAGGCGGTGGCCATCCCCATGAACAGGAAAATATTGAAGTGCTGGAGCTGGATTTCACTGCTGCCCTTGAAATGATGAAAAGCGGTGAAATAAAGGATGCAAAAACAATTATGTTATTGCAGTATGCACAAATTAACGGTTTGCTAATGTAA
- a CDS encoding sensor histidine kinase has translation MFKENPLPIILFCCIVVVVTAVMQYQQPDYSFFDGGYIIAILLTIFLKEDIYTRIFGLFGLAMALVSTFYPDSTAPTIQLFLQHLFSGVVIIMTMMLVIYQKKLYRSIEMEKRQVSALFEYATEGIILTNGKGEIILVNPEAERLFGFEKADLLNKKIELLIPHRYTGRHEQYREQFNQKPSNRRMGQGRDLFARKKDGSEFPVEISLSHFSHKKQKFVIAFIIDITQRKEAEQKLTLQRDQLERVTNDVRKLNASLETKVEERTLILKEALQELERSQHELEEALSKEKELNEIKSRFVSMASHEFRTPLSTILSSASLIGRYQQSTEQPQRDKHINRVKDAVKHLNDLLEDFLSFGKLEEGKVETQISLVNIHNLVLEVEEELKPILKDGQTFDTVFQTRPDFLTDKRLIKHVLINLLSNAIKFSEAGKTIHVSADIGDQSMVIKVEDEGIGIAPEDLQYLFDSFFRAKNAFNIQGTGLGLHIVKRYIGLLNGQIFVNSALDKGTVFSVVIPQGEILNDNQ, from the coding sequence ATGTTTAAAGAGAACCCCCTTCCAATTATTTTGTTTTGCTGCATCGTTGTTGTGGTTACCGCTGTGATGCAATACCAGCAGCCTGACTACAGCTTTTTTGACGGAGGGTACATCATCGCCATTCTATTAACTATTTTCCTGAAAGAGGATATTTATACCCGGATATTCGGGCTTTTCGGCCTGGCCATGGCATTGGTTTCTACATTTTACCCGGATTCAACAGCGCCGACAATTCAATTATTTTTACAACACCTTTTTTCTGGTGTAGTTATCATTATGACCATGATGCTGGTCATTTACCAAAAGAAATTATATCGGAGCATTGAAATGGAAAAACGCCAGGTATCGGCCCTTTTCGAATATGCCACAGAGGGAATTATTCTAACTAACGGTAAGGGGGAAATTATCCTTGTGAACCCCGAAGCGGAAAGGCTATTTGGGTTTGAAAAAGCAGATTTGTTAAATAAAAAAATTGAATTGCTTATCCCGCATCGCTACACAGGCCGGCATGAACAATATCGCGAACAGTTCAACCAAAAGCCCAGTAACAGGAGAATGGGGCAGGGCCGTGACCTCTTTGCCAGGAAGAAAGACGGCAGTGAATTCCCTGTTGAAATCAGCCTCAGTCATTTCAGCCATAAAAAACAAAAGTTCGTCATTGCATTTATAATTGATATCACCCAAAGGAAAGAGGCGGAACAAAAATTAACCCTGCAAAGGGACCAATTAGAAAGAGTCACTAATGACGTAAGGAAGCTGAATGCCAGCCTGGAAACAAAAGTTGAAGAGCGGACCCTCATCCTGAAGGAAGCACTTCAGGAATTGGAACGTTCACAACATGAACTGGAAGAGGCGCTAAGCAAGGAGAAGGAGTTGAATGAAATCAAATCGAGGTTTGTGTCCATGGCTTCCCATGAGTTCAGGACACCTTTAAGTACCATCCTGTCTTCTGCATCGCTTATTGGCCGGTATCAGCAATCTACAGAGCAGCCCCAAAGGGATAAACATATTAACCGGGTTAAAGATGCTGTTAAGCACCTGAACGACCTCCTGGAAGATTTCCTGTCATTTGGCAAGCTGGAAGAGGGTAAGGTGGAAACCCAGATCAGCCTGGTAAACATCCACAACCTGGTGCTGGAAGTTGAAGAAGAATTAAAGCCGATCCTCAAAGATGGTCAGACCTTCGATACTGTATTTCAGACCAGGCCTGATTTTTTAACCGACAAACGTCTTATCAAACATGTTTTGATCAACCTGCTGAGCAATGCAATCAAATTTTCTGAGGCCGGCAAGACCATTCATGTTTCAGCCGATATCGGCGACCAAAGTATGGTGATCAAAGTGGAAGATGAGGGAATCGGTATTGCGCCAGAGGACCTGCAGTACCTGTTTGACAGCTTTTTCAGGGCAAAAAATGCCTTTAATATTCAGGGAACCGGACTTGGCCTGCACATTGTTAAAAGGTATATAGGCTTATTGAACGGGCAAATATTTGTGAACAGCGCACTGGATAAAGGCACTGTTTTTTCAGTGGTTATTCCTCAGGGGGAAATACTTAATGACAATCAATAG
- a CDS encoding cbb3-type cytochrome c oxidase N-terminal domain-containing protein, giving the protein MLILLSATVPVFAKGAAGPAPVSSLENPLAITLLIIIFALALILALLAWVVNGAAGVFLGKLAKKSDSHGSSSSSIIGSVIILLMLVSPALFAQDATAAGAASASIAGLDKATFFIMLGIIGIELIGILYLLYNLQLLIRAEKVKEVVLEEAAVQAPKAPVETWWSKLNRFKPVEQEADIDLGHDYDGIRELDNKLPPWWLYGFYLTIIFGLIYLWRFQVTHTAPSSKEEYQIAMNEAAAQQEEYLKKSANKVDENSVVMLDAKGISAGQASYVASCAACHGKLGEGGVGPNLTDDYWIHGGKINDIFKTIKYGYPEKGMRAWKDEFSPVKIAEMASFIKSIHGTNPPNGKEKQGDLYSESAATSDSTAVTPTAPTISSPKDSLMVDKSAK; this is encoded by the coding sequence ATGCTGATTTTACTTTCGGCTACAGTTCCGGTATTCGCCAAAGGTGCTGCTGGTCCTGCTCCTGTAAGCAGCCTTGAAAATCCACTAGCCATCACGCTGCTGATCATCATTTTTGCCCTGGCATTAATCCTGGCCTTATTAGCGTGGGTGGTTAATGGAGCTGCCGGTGTATTCCTTGGTAAACTGGCCAAAAAATCGGATTCTCATGGCAGTAGTTCCTCTTCTATCATCGGATCTGTGATTATACTGCTGATGTTGGTATCACCGGCACTTTTTGCCCAGGATGCAACCGCGGCAGGTGCAGCGTCGGCAAGCATTGCCGGACTTGACAAGGCAACATTCTTTATCATGCTAGGCATTATCGGCATTGAACTGATCGGCATTCTATACCTGTTGTATAACCTCCAGTTGCTGATCAGGGCTGAGAAAGTGAAAGAAGTTGTCTTGGAAGAAGCCGCCGTTCAGGCACCAAAAGCACCGGTTGAAACATGGTGGTCAAAGTTAAATCGCTTCAAGCCAGTTGAACAGGAAGCAGATATTGACCTGGGGCATGATTATGATGGCATACGTGAGCTGGACAATAAGCTTCCGCCCTGGTGGTTATATGGCTTCTACCTGACCATTATTTTTGGATTGATTTACCTCTGGCGTTTCCAGGTTACCCATACGGCACCATCTTCAAAAGAAGAATACCAGATCGCCATGAATGAGGCTGCCGCACAACAGGAGGAATACCTGAAAAAATCAGCCAATAAAGTGGATGAAAATTCTGTGGTAATGCTCGACGCCAAAGGAATATCGGCAGGACAGGCAAGTTACGTTGCCAGTTGTGCAGCTTGCCACGGTAAGCTGGGAGAAGGCGGCGTAGGCCCGAACTTAACGGATGATTACTGGATTCATGGCGGCAAGATCAACGACATCTTTAAAACCATCAAGTATGGTTATCCGGAAAAAGGAATGCGGGCATGGAAAGACGAATTCAGTCCGGTTAAAATCGCAGAAATGGCCAGTTTTATTAAATCAATCCATGGCACGAACCCACCGAATGGCAAGGAGAAACAGGGCGACTTATATAGTGAATCCGCTGCAACAAGTGATTCTACTGCAGTTACACCAACGGCCCCCACGATTTCATCACCAAAAGATTCATTGATGGTGGACAAATCAGCAAAATAA
- a CDS encoding sulfite exporter TauE/SafE family protein: protein MNIAVLIAGLSLGAISSFHCVGMCGPIAFALPVQELSKTKRQLAVLAYHSGRVLTYATLGAIFGLLGRQVYIAGFQRWFSIVLGILVLLLLIQYIHSKQGIQPSVFNHLQRKVQQWMGYLLKNRKPASFLLLGMANGLLPCGMVYLAIAGALSTNNLADGIIFMTSFGLGTFPAMLTLSLFGYMASISVRNNIKKLTPFIIAAMGILLILRGLNMGIPYISPVLESARGAAIDCH from the coding sequence ATGAATATTGCAGTACTTATAGCAGGATTAAGCCTTGGCGCCATCAGTAGTTTCCATTGTGTTGGAATGTGCGGGCCAATTGCCTTTGCATTACCGGTGCAGGAACTTAGCAAAACTAAACGGCAACTTGCTGTTCTGGCATACCATAGCGGCAGGGTGCTTACCTATGCCACACTGGGTGCCATCTTTGGCCTGCTTGGAAGACAGGTATATATTGCAGGTTTCCAACGTTGGTTTTCCATTGTTTTAGGCATCCTGGTTTTATTATTACTCATACAATACATCCACAGCAAACAAGGCATTCAGCCGTCGGTATTTAACCACCTGCAGAGAAAAGTACAACAATGGATGGGATATTTATTGAAGAACCGCAAACCAGCATCTTTCCTCTTGCTGGGCATGGCAAATGGACTTTTACCCTGTGGCATGGTTTACCTGGCCATCGCAGGTGCATTAAGTACGAATAACCTGGCCGATGGAATTATATTCATGACCTCATTTGGTTTGGGAACGTTCCCTGCTATGCTTACCCTGAGTTTGTTTGGGTATATGGCCAGCATTTCGGTGCGCAACAATATCAAAAAACTCACCCCCTTTATCATAGCAGCAATGGGCATATTACTCATTTTGCGGGGGTTGAATATGGGCATACCATATATTAGTCCGGTGCTGGAATCAGCCCGGGGAGCAGCTATTGATTGTCATTAA